In the genome of Tannockella kyphosi, one region contains:
- a CDS encoding RnfABCDGE type electron transport complex subunit D, with product MEHQYHISSSPHIRDTLTTNKIMQYVILALLPTTLFGVVYFGLDAVILLVLTIGSTVFFEYFYEKILHLPITIKDGSAFLTGLLLAINLPVSAPWWIGILGGAFAIVVVKMLFGGLGQNFMNPALGARCFLVISFTSYMTDFSYDAFSGATPLAELKTDGILSSFDLMDLFVGTIPGTIGETSVIAILLGAAFLVYKKVIRLTIPVSILVSFSAFILLFGSSSLDIHYLLCQLCSGGIMLGAWFMATDYVTSPISDQGRIIFGIIIGLLIGIFRIFGASSEGVSYAIIFANLLVPLIDKISIPKPFGKGGPKNG from the coding sequence ATGGAACATCAATATCATATTTCATCTTCTCCACATATTCGTGATACGTTAACTACAAATAAAATTATGCAGTATGTTATCTTAGCCTTATTACCTACCACATTATTTGGGGTTGTTTACTTTGGGTTAGATGCCGTGATTTTATTAGTACTAACTATTGGAAGTACTGTATTTTTTGAATATTTTTATGAAAAAATATTACATCTACCAATAACTATTAAAGATGGTAGTGCATTTTTAACAGGATTATTATTAGCGATTAACTTACCTGTAAGTGCTCCTTGGTGGATAGGTATTTTAGGTGGTGCATTTGCAATTGTTGTTGTTAAAATGTTGTTTGGTGGTTTAGGACAAAATTTTATGAATCCAGCATTAGGTGCTAGATGCTTTTTGGTGATCTCGTTTACTAGTTATATGACAGATTTTAGTTATGATGCTTTTAGTGGTGCTACACCACTAGCAGAGTTGAAAACAGATGGGATATTGTCTTCTTTTGATTTGATGGATTTGTTTGTTGGGACAATACCTGGAACAATTGGTGAAACTTCAGTGATTGCAATTTTACTAGGAGCAGCTTTCTTAGTTTATAAAAAGGTTATCAGACTTACGATACCTGTAAGTATATTAGTTTCTTTTAGTGCTTTTATTTTATTGTTTGGTAGTTCTTCGCTTGATATTCATTATCTTTTATGTCAATTATGTTCAGGAGGAATTATGTTAGGTGCTTGGTTTATGGCTACTGATTATGTTACTTCTCCAATTAGTGATCAAGGTAGAATCATCTTCGGGATTATTATAGGTTTGTTAATTGGTATTTTTAGGATTTTTGGAGCATCTAGTGAAGGTGTTTCTTATGCGATTATTTTTGCTAATTTATTAGTACCTCTTATTGATAAAATATCTATTCCTAAGCCTTTTGGAAAAGGAGGGCCTAAAAATGGATAA
- a CDS encoding RnfABCDGE type electron transport complex subunit G, with protein sequence MDKSMIKNTVILTCITLIAGLALGITYEVTKEPIAKANEEAKQEAYLEVFSSASYFEEMDIDLEEVNNIIEVTYSSKTMDEIMLAYDQDDFVGYVFTITSHDGYGGDITYSVGITKEGVVNAISILSISETAGLGMNATEDAFKDQFNEKVVDSFEVVKTTVSEDNQIQAISGATVTSEAVTSGVNACLLCFEDILGGFNNE encoded by the coding sequence ATGGATAAGTCAATGATTAAAAATACAGTTATTTTAACATGTATTACATTAATAGCAGGTTTAGCCTTAGGGATTACTTATGAAGTAACAAAAGAACCTATTGCTAAAGCAAATGAAGAAGCAAAGCAAGAAGCTTATTTAGAGGTTTTTAGTAGTGCTAGTTATTTTGAAGAAATGGATATTGATTTAGAGGAAGTGAATAATATAATAGAGGTAACTTATAGTTCAAAGACTATGGATGAAATAATGTTGGCTTATGATCAAGATGATTTTGTAGGATATGTTTTTACGATTACTAGTCATGATGGATATGGTGGAGATATTACTTATTCAGTCGGAATAACAAAGGAAGGCGTTGTAAATGCAATATCTATTTTATCGATAAGTGAAACGGCGGGACTAGGAATGAATGCTACTGAAGATGCATTTAAAGATCAGTTTAATGAAAAAGTTGTGGATAGTTTTGAGGTTGTGAAAACGACAGTTAGTGAAGATAATCAAATTCAGGCAATTAGTGGAGCAACAGTTACTAGTGAAGCAGTGACTAGTGGTGTTAATGCTTGTTTGTTATGTTTTGAAGATATTTTAGGAGGATTTAACAATGAATAA